One window of the Rhipicephalus sanguineus isolate Rsan-2018 chromosome 4, BIME_Rsan_1.4, whole genome shotgun sequence genome contains the following:
- the LOC119389611 gene encoding pyrimidine-specific ribonucleoside hydrolase RihA, whose translation MSGVDSGQAVRDRRLVLDVDCGVDDALALILALSLHSTVEAVTCVAGNTTVQNVVKNVRRVLAVCGRSEIPVYRGCDQPLSQPLDLADEYHGCDGLGGVSDQFPCTDDDVEDEEDDGSVAGRPVHAAERLIELARKDPGQITLLLLGPLTNAALALTLDPRFGANLKEIFILGGNVEGRGNVSPGAEYNFKTDPEAANVVLTRAQCAITIVPWEAVVKSPIPWEVYSMMTRQHTAKSRFVRAITRFSLGYYDKSGSGGYEVGDALVVAAVLAPDSVASALEERRVAVELSGTHTRGQLVHAWTPDLLPDVKRTVRVVTTFNKERVSELLMRMVV comes from the exons ATGAGTGGCGTTGACAGCGGCCAGGCGGTCCGGGACCGTCGCCTCGTGCTGGACGTGGACTGCGGAGTGGACGATGCATTGGCGCTCATCCTGGCCCTGAGCCTGCACTCGACCGTCGAGGCCGTCACCTGCGTCGCCGGAAACACCACCGTTCAAAACGTGGTGAAGAACGTGCGCAGAGTACTCGCCGTGTGCGGCAGAAGTGAG ATACCGGTGTATCGCGGCTGCGACCAGCCGTTGAGTCAACCGCTCGACCTCGCGGACGAGTACCACGGTTGCGATGGACTCGGAGGAGTTTCGGACCAGTTTCCCTGCACTGATGATGACGtggaagatgaagaggacgacggCAGCGTGGCTGGAAG GCCCGTGCACGCTGCCGAAAGGCTCATCGAACTGGCACGGAAAGACCCTGGCCAGATCACGTTGTTGCTGCTGGGCCCGTTGACCAACGCGGCTCTGGCGCTTACGTTGGATCCGCGATTCGGGGCCAACCTCAAGGAAATATTCATCCTCGGAGGAAACGTTGAAG GCCGTGGAAACGTGTCCCCCGGTGCAGAGTACAACTTCAAAACGGACCCTGAGGCCGCCAACGTTGTGCTCACGAGGGCCCAGTGCGCCATCACCATCGTTCCGTGGGAGGCGGTGGTGAAGTCGCCGATTCCTTGG GAGGTGTACTCCATGATGACGCGGCAGCACACGGCCAAGTCTCGATTCGTGCGTGCCATCACTCGCTTCAGCCTGGGCTACTACGACAAGAGTGGCTCCGGAGGCTACGAGGTGGGCGACGCCCTGGTCGTGGCCGCGGTATTGGCACCGGACTCGGTCGCCTCGGCGCTGGAAGAGCGACGCGTGGCCGTCGAGCTGAGCGGCACGCACACCAGGGGTCAGCTGGTGCACGCGTGGACACCGGACTTGTTGCCTGACGTGAAGCGAACCGTGCGCGTGGTGACGACCTTCAACAAGGAGCGAGTCTCCGAACTGCTCATGCGAATGGTCGTATGA
- the LOC119389262 gene encoding inosine-uridine preferring nucleoside hydrolase, whose amino-acid sequence MSASALDGSTAPKRALLLDVDTGVDDALAIGLAMGSGAEVVAITTVAGNTRVDLAQENTLRVLRVFGRTDIPVYRGADRPLDGDWNTEEHYFGHDGFGGVSGHYDVGVNAAVTSGLEDDGTPAALKIIELARARPGQLTLVLLGPLTNAAIALLVDPHFTGGLREMVILGGNRQGRGNAVPGSEFNFHTDPEAAHIVLQRAQCPVTIVPWETSLISVLPWVRNLEPPVYHNVVLKNSTRAQFLADVTRHTRRCCEARKEGFNVGDALAVLTALSPASVLDSVDRRVAVELSGHHTRGQLVQAWSPTMLPQVRSTVKLVQELDRRLLADYVTRAFS is encoded by the exons ATGAG TGCATCGGCATTGGACGGCTCGACCGCGCCGAAGCGTGCTCTGCTGCTTGACGTTGACACGGGCGTGGACGATGCGCTGGCCATCGGTCTCGCCATGGGCTCTGGTGCGGAAGTGGTGGCCATCACTACGGTGGCCGGCAATACCAGAGTGGACTTGGCGCAAGAGAACACGCTGCGGGTGCTTCGGGTCTTCGGCAGGACGGAT ATTCCCGTGTACCGAGGAGCCGACCGGCCCCTCGACGGAGACTGGAACACCGAGGAACACTACTTCGGCCATGATGGGTTCGGCGGAGTGTCCGGGCACTACGACGTCGGGGTGAACGCCGCGGTCACCTCGGGCCTCGAAGACGATGGCACGCCGGCAGCACTGAAGATCATCGAGCTCGCGCGGGCGAGACCCGGGCAACTCACTCTGGTGCTCCTCGGACCACTCACCAACGCGGCTATCGCCCTCCTGGTGGACCCTCACTTCACCGGAGGCTTGCGTGAGATGGTCATCTTGGGTGGCAACAGACAGG GCAGAGGTAATGCTGTGCCGGGCTCGGAGTTCAACTTCCACACGGACCCGGAAGCTGCGCACATTGTCCTGCAGAGGGCGCAGTGTCCGGTCACCATCGTGCCGTGGGAAACATCCCTTATCTCCGTACTTCCGTGGGTAAGAAACCTAGAACCG CCTGTCTACCACAACGTGGTGCTCAAGAACAGCACGAGAGCGCAGTTCCTGGCCGACGTGACGCGGCACACGCGCCGGTGCTGCGAAGCTCGCAAGGAGGGCTTCAACGTGGGCGACGCTCTCGCCGTGTTGACGGCGCTGTCACCGGCCTCTGTGCTCGACTCCGTCGATCGTCGCGTGGCTGTCGAACTGTCCGGTCACCACACCCGCGGTCAGCTGGTCCAGGCCTGGTCACCTACGATGCTGCCGCAGGTGCGGAGCACGGTGAAGCTGGTCCAGGAGCTGGACCGACGGCTCTTGGCTGACTACGTGACTAGGGCGTTCTCGTGA
- the LOC119389263 gene encoding solute carrier family 22 member 7: MDICDDVSAKTTTPTILQGFVLSDARDILQENVYVILGHGKFQRQVLNCAVFSVIVLLLHAFAYRIIGRPVDHWCRQPDNLHDFTVQEWKNVAIPVLADGSYSKCSVYDPPVPDGSQEERRTVPCDQWDYDIKNKEDDVISRWDLVCQYSWLYSLSSSVYMLGPMLLVPLAGFVSDRFGRRPTMMASAITMLFSCLGAGSSRSFGVFLVARFMVSAAASATNLLVFVVLYEALVVAWCYCIDESPVWLLAVGNVQQAELTILQGARYNGVDLGKARVTFKAFRKQLERLEMAASAGPAECGGTNSTESVGRVVKWRRQVASVLLSWFAVSLAYYGTAFLSLYLEEHWELTGLLLKALLFVTVHDSITRRGQRVTLSGLLLFLCASSVVKTAVVMSDVSVAIPLLSIMVEGSSAASWCVTCMYTTEVFPTTTRGTGLSVSYSVGRVGVILATWLTYVAFHGVPLWLNAVTTVVVFVSALAIQWLPEILVQKGRNKGESTPPKPAVEEQREEDTKATLAHERRSGKNEGGGGSPRRSSPSKSNTPRAEVVTQPSAKATLSRGSPPQERAASTPRRRSTPPKPAIEEQREANIKATLTQERGYLKNEGGGSSPKQSTPSKSQPSTPQAEVVTQPSPKASPSPSGGLPQRERAASTPIRRQRTPTNGKKSPKRRKARSSSPLPSRQAKS, translated from the exons ATGGACATTTGCGACGACGTCAGCGCCAAGACAACGACCCCGACTATCCTTCAGGGCTTCGTCCTGTCCGACGCTCGGGATATCCTGCAGGAAAACGTCTACGTCATTTTGGGCCACGGCAAGTTCCAGAGGCAAGTGCTGAACTGTGCCGTTTTCTCCGTGATCGTGCTGCTCCTCCACGCGTTCGCCTACCGCATCATCGGCCGTCCCGTGGACCACTGGTGCCGACAGCCCGACAATCTGCACGATTTCACGGTTCAGGAGTGGAAGAACGTCGCGATTCCCGTGCTGGCCGATGGCAGCTACAGCAAGTGCAGCGTCTACGACCCGCCGGTTCCG GACGGGAGCCAAGAGGAACGCCGGACGGTTCCTTGCGACCAGTGGGACTACGACATCAAGAACAAGGAAGACGACGTCATCAGCCGCTGGGACCTGGTATGCCAGTACAGCTGGCTCTATTCCCTCTCCTCGTCCGTCTACATGCTGGGCCCGATGCTGTTGGTGCCACTAGCCGGCTTCGTTTCGGACCGCTTTGGACGCAGGCCGACCATGATGGCGAGCGCCATCACCATGCTCTTCTCCTGCCTCGGTGCTGGCTCTTCGCGCTCCTTCGGCGTGTTTCTGGTTGCCCGCTTCATGGTCTCggccgccgccagcgccaccaactTGCTCGTATTCGTCGTGCTCTACGAG GCGCTCGTGGTCGCCTGGTGCTACTGCATAGACGAGTCCCCCGTCTGGCTTCTGGCTGTCGGCAATGTTCAGCAAGCGGAACTGACCATCCTGCAAGGGGCCAGATACAACGGCGTCGACCTAGGGAAGGCAAGGGTTACTTTCAAGGCCTTCAGGAAACAACTAGAGCGGCTGGAAATGGCCGCCTCTGCGGGACCCGCCGAGTGCGGCGGAACCAATAGCACGGAGAGTGTGGGGCGCGTCGTCAAGTGGCGCAGACAAGTCGCGTCGGTGCTCCTGTCGTGGTTCGCCGTTTCGCTCGCCTACTACGGCACAGCCTTCCTTTCCTTGTACTTGGAGGAGCACTGGGAGTTGACGGGTCTCCTGCTCAAGGCGCTGCTGTTCGTCACTGTCCACGACAGCATCACCAGGCGGGGCCAGAGGGTGACGCTGTCCGGCCTACTGCTGTTCCTCTGCGCGTCGAGCGTCGTGAAGACGGCCGTCGTCATGTCGGACGTGAGCGTTGCCATTCCGCTGCTGAGTATAATGGTCGAGGGCAGCTCGGCTGCCTCCTGGTGCGTCACCTGCATGTACACCACGGAAGTTTTTCCTACCACAACGCGGGGCACGGGGTTGTCCGTGTCGTACTCGGTGGGCCGCGTGGGGGTCATCCTGGCTACCTGGCTGACTTACGTCGCCTTCCACGGGGTCCCGCTGTGGCTGAACGCAGTGACGACGGTTGTGGTTTTCGTGAGCGCGCTGGCGATCCAGTGGCTTCCCGAAATACTCGTGCAGAAGGGGAGGAATAAGGGCGAATCGACGCCTCCTAAACCGGCGGTAGAGGAGCAGCGGGAGGAAGACACCAAGGCGACCTTGGCCCATGAACGAAGATCCGGCAAGAACGAAGGTGGCGGCGGTAGCCCGAGAAGGTCGTCACCCTCGAAGTCGAACACTCCGCGAGCAGAAGTCGTGACGCAGCCTTCCGCAAAAGCGACGCTTTCGAGGGGCTCGCCGCCCCAAGAGCGCGCGGCTTCGACGCCTAGACGACGGTCCACGCCTCCCAAACCGGCGATAGAGGAGCAGCGGGAGGCAAACATCAAGGCGACTCTGACTCAAGAACGAGGGTACCTCAAGAACGAAGGCGGCGGCAGTAGCCCGAAACAATCGACGCCCTCGAAGTCGCAGCCGAGCACTCCGCAGGCAGAGGTCGTGACGCAGCCTTCGCCAAAAGCGTCGCCGTCGCCCTCTGGGGGCTTGCCGCAGCGAGAGCGTGCGGCTTCGACACCTATACGTCGGCAGCGCACGCCCACTAATGGCAAGAAGAGTCCGAAACGTCGCAAAGCTCGCTCAAGCTCTCCGTTGCCATCGAGGCAGGCTAAATCGTGA